The following are encoded together in the Brassica napus cultivar Da-Ae chromosome A9, Da-Ae, whole genome shotgun sequence genome:
- the LOC106365807 gene encoding adenylylsulfatase HINT3-like isoform X3, whose product MEARRLAILCSHLNPSSPYPTRGSILGASDCTSGSSEDEKVESSNLQNDCVFCKIVRGESPCIKLYEDDMCLCILDTSPLIHGHSLIIPKLHYPTLEQTPPSVVAAMCSKVPLISNAIVKATDSDSFNLLVNNGAAAGQVIFHSLRRQTLKLDKEATQLAFRVREQLCRVPEVQLVQPSS is encoded by the exons ATGGAAGCTAGAAGGCTCGCGATCCTCTGTTCCCATCTCAACCCATCTTCTCCGTACCCGACACGTGGCTCCATTCTCGGGGCTTCCGATTGTACCTCAGGTTCATCAGAAGACGAGAAGGTTGAAtcatccaatctccaaaacgaCTGCGTTTTCTGCAAGATTGTCCGTGGCGAGTCTCCATGTATAAAG TTGTACGAGGATGACATGTGCTTGTGCATTTTGGATACGAGCCCACTTATTCATGG GCACTCTCTTATCATTCCAAAGTTACATTATCCAACCTTAGAGCAAACTCCTCCCTCA GTAGTTGCTGCCATGTGTTCCAAAGTGCCTCTCATCAGTAATGCCATTGTTAAAGCTACAGATAGTG ATTCCTTTAACTTGCTGGTTAACAACGGAGCAGCAGCTGGGCAAGTGATATTTCAC AGCTTGAGGAGACAGACATTGAAACTGGACAAGGAAGCAACTCAACTGGCGTTCCGTGTTCGAGAACAGTTGTGTAGAGTTCCTGAAGTACAGTTGGTTCAGCCCTCATCATAA
- the LOC106365807 gene encoding adenylylsulfatase HINT3-like isoform X2: protein MEARRLAILCSHLNPSSPYPTRGSILGASDCTSGSSEDEKVESSNLQNDCVFCKIVRGESPCIKLYEDDMCLCILDTSPLIHGHSLIIPKLHYPTLEQTPPSVVAAMCSKVPLISNAIVKATDSAGQVIFHTHIHIIPRKKRDCLWASESLRRQTLKLDKEATQLAFRVREQLCRVPEVQLVQPSS from the exons ATGGAAGCTAGAAGGCTCGCGATCCTCTGTTCCCATCTCAACCCATCTTCTCCGTACCCGACACGTGGCTCCATTCTCGGGGCTTCCGATTGTACCTCAGGTTCATCAGAAGACGAGAAGGTTGAAtcatccaatctccaaaacgaCTGCGTTTTCTGCAAGATTGTCCGTGGCGAGTCTCCATGTATAAAG TTGTACGAGGATGACATGTGCTTGTGCATTTTGGATACGAGCCCACTTATTCATGG GCACTCTCTTATCATTCCAAAGTTACATTATCCAACCTTAGAGCAAACTCCTCCCTCA GTAGTTGCTGCCATGTGTTCCAAAGTGCCTCTCATCAGTAATGCCATTGTTAAAGCTACAGATAGTG CTGGGCAAGTGATATTTCAC ACGCACATTCACATAATCCCACGTAAGAAACGTGACTGTTTATGGGCTTCTGAG AGCTTGAGGAGACAGACATTGAAACTGGACAAGGAAGCAACTCAACTGGCGTTCCGTGTTCGAGAACAGTTGTGTAGAGTTCCTGAAGTACAGTTGGTTCAGCCCTCATCATAA
- the LOC106365807 gene encoding adenylylsulfatase HINT3-like isoform X1: MEARRLAILCSHLNPSSPYPTRGSILGASDCTSGSSEDEKVESSNLQNDCVFCKIVRGESPCIKLYEDDMCLCILDTSPLIHGHSLIIPKLHYPTLEQTPPSVVAAMCSKVPLISNAIVKATDSDSFNLLVNNGAAAGQVIFHTHIHIIPRKKRDCLWASESLRRQTLKLDKEATQLAFRVREQLCRVPEVQLVQPSS, encoded by the exons ATGGAAGCTAGAAGGCTCGCGATCCTCTGTTCCCATCTCAACCCATCTTCTCCGTACCCGACACGTGGCTCCATTCTCGGGGCTTCCGATTGTACCTCAGGTTCATCAGAAGACGAGAAGGTTGAAtcatccaatctccaaaacgaCTGCGTTTTCTGCAAGATTGTCCGTGGCGAGTCTCCATGTATAAAG TTGTACGAGGATGACATGTGCTTGTGCATTTTGGATACGAGCCCACTTATTCATGG GCACTCTCTTATCATTCCAAAGTTACATTATCCAACCTTAGAGCAAACTCCTCCCTCA GTAGTTGCTGCCATGTGTTCCAAAGTGCCTCTCATCAGTAATGCCATTGTTAAAGCTACAGATAGTG ATTCCTTTAACTTGCTGGTTAACAACGGAGCAGCAGCTGGGCAAGTGATATTTCAC ACGCACATTCACATAATCCCACGTAAGAAACGTGACTGTTTATGGGCTTCTGAG AGCTTGAGGAGACAGACATTGAAACTGGACAAGGAAGCAACTCAACTGGCGTTCCGTGTTCGAGAACAGTTGTGTAGAGTTCCTGAAGTACAGTTGGTTCAGCCCTCATCATAA
- the LOC106365805 gene encoding FHA domain-containing protein FHA2-like codes for MATSIESSNVEVGFAKLQGEDFEYYMQTYSIVLGRNSKKSTVDVDLSSLGGGMNISRNHARIFYDFTRRRFALEVLGKNGCLVEGVLHLPGNPAVKLDSQDLLQIGDKEFYFLLPVRSILGGPSRHVVSGPVGPYNQYPGSGSGKRGGRGRDFFDDDDDDDEDDVRRSGKNSRREGYGGSAPASVERKGEGRTRADREADDQQVLQLEEKDVVSSVANVLSDSCGPGEYMAMEKLHSVILENYGNIWHHSRVRRYLTPENWAVPEAKGKAWYGLLMLLRKYPEHFVINTRSKGRVTHEFVSLVSLLS; via the exons ATGGCGACATCCATCGAGAGCAGCAACGTGGAGGTGGGATTCGCGAAGCTCCAGGGCGAAGACTTCGAGTACTACATGCAGACGTACTCAATCGTCCTCGGCCGCAACTCCAAGAAATCCACCGTCGACGTCGACCTCTCCTCCCTCGGCGGCGGGATGAACATCTCCCGAAACCACGCGCGGATCTTCTACGACTTCACGCGCCGCAGGTTCGCGCTCGAGGTGCTGGGGAAGAACGGGTGTCTCGTCGAAGGCGTCCTCCACCTCCCCGGGAACCCTGCCGTGAAGCTTGACTCGCAGGACTTGCTTCAGATCGGAGATAAGGAGTTTTACTTTCTGCTTCCTGTGAGGAGTATCCTTGGTGGGCCTAGTAGGCATGTTGTTTCTGGGCCTGTTGGGCCTTATAATCAGTATCCTGGTTCTGGTTCAGGAAAGAGAGGTGGGAGGGGGAGAGACttctttgatgatgatgatgatgatgatgaggatgatgtGAGGAGGAGTGGGAAGAACTCAAGGAGAGAGGGGTATGGAGGGTCTGCACCTGCTTCTGTTG AGAGGAAGGGAGAGGGAAGAACAAGGGCGGATAGGGAAGCTGATGATCAGCAAGTTTTGCAGCTTGAGGAAAAAGATGTTGTGTCATCTGTTGCCAATGTGCTTTCTGACTCGTGTGGTCCAGGGGAGTATATGGCTATGGAGAAGCTTCATTCCGTG ATACTGGAGAATTACGGGAACATATGGCATCACAGTCGTGTGAGGAGATACCTAACACCTGAGAACTGGGCAGTTCCGGAAGCAAAGGGTAAAGCATGGTACGGACTGCTGATGCTGCTGAGGAAATACCCTGAGCATTTCGTTATCAACACTAGGTCAAAGGGCAGGGTCACTCATGAGTTTGTTTCCCTTGTCTCCCTCCTCTCCTGA
- the LOC106365804 gene encoding E3 ubiquitin-protein ligase complex slx8-rfp subunit slx8 isoform X2: MPFRTCGPPQNHNLFLDTCQNRVDAKTACLLRFRFFTFLWVLSQSFKNPNYTKTYLLSSNPSPAQNSPHGERHEPRIEEFPSGAKMNTNEWRSTRGIRRRKAVFDLNVALTDLEGTSASVRVSPIVPSCDLQRESEPSHPPPAMIDVDAIEDDVVESSASAFAEARSKSTGARRRRLMVDVESGDTTRLSPNKRRRVPPNQPVIDCEHVQSVCSSKAPPPPPPEEPKFSCPICMCPFTEEMSTKCGHIFCKGCIKMAISRQNKCPTCRKKVTAKELIRVFLPTTR; this comes from the exons aTGCCGTTTCGAACTTGTGGGCCCCCACAAAACCACAACCTCTTCCTCGACACGTGTCAAAATCGCGTTGATGCAAAGACCGCGTGCCTTCTTCGTTTCCGTTTCTTCACCTTCCTTTGGGTGCTTTCTCAATCcttcaaaaaccctaattacACAAAAACATATTTGCTTTCCTCTAATCCCTCTCCGGCCCAAAATTCGCCTCACGGTGAGCGCCACGAACCTCGAATCGAAGAGTTCCCTTCAG GTGCAAAGATGAACACTAATGAGTGGAGATCAACTCGAGGGATCAGACGGAGGAAAGCTGTGTTTGATCTTAATGTGGCACTCACTGATCTTGAAGGGACCTCCGCTTCCGTAAGAGTATCTCCCATTGTGCCTAGCTGTGATCTTCAAAGGGAGTCTGAGCCTTCTCACCCTCCTCCGGCCATGATTGATGTGGATGCTATTGAAGATGATGTTGTTGAATCATCCGCAAGTGCTTTTGCTGAG GCTAGAAGTAAATCAACAGGTGCACGTCGGAGACGGTTAATGGTTGATGTAGAGTCAGGTGA TACGACTAGATTGTCTCCCAACAAACGGAGAAGGGTTCCTCCTAATCAACCTGTCATCGACTGTGAGCATGTGCAGAGTGTGTGTAGCTCAAAggctccacctcctcctccaccagAGGAGCCGAAATTCTCTTGTCCAATTTGTATGTGCCCGTTTACGGAGGAGATGTCAACGAAATGCGGTCACATCTTCTGCAAGGGATGTATAAAGATGGCAATATCTCGCCAAAACAAGTGCCCTACTTGTAGGAAAAAGGTGACTGCAAAAGAGCTGATTCGAGTGTTCCTTCCAACCACCAGATGA
- the LOC106365804 gene encoding E3 ubiquitin-protein ligase COP1 isoform X1, with amino-acid sequence MPFRTCGPPQNHNLFLDTCQNRVDAKTACLLRFRFFTFLWVLSQSFKNPNYTKTYLLSSNPSPAQNSPHGERHEPRIEEFPSGAKMNTNEWRSTRGIRRRKAVFDLNVALTDLEGTSASVRVSPIVPSCDLQRESEPSHPPPAMIDVDAIEDDVVESSASAFAEARSKSTGARRRRLMVDVESGGSTTRLSPNKRRRVPPNQPVIDCEHVQSVCSSKAPPPPPPEEPKFSCPICMCPFTEEMSTKCGHIFCKGCIKMAISRQNKCPTCRKKVTAKELIRVFLPTTR; translated from the exons aTGCCGTTTCGAACTTGTGGGCCCCCACAAAACCACAACCTCTTCCTCGACACGTGTCAAAATCGCGTTGATGCAAAGACCGCGTGCCTTCTTCGTTTCCGTTTCTTCACCTTCCTTTGGGTGCTTTCTCAATCcttcaaaaaccctaattacACAAAAACATATTTGCTTTCCTCTAATCCCTCTCCGGCCCAAAATTCGCCTCACGGTGAGCGCCACGAACCTCGAATCGAAGAGTTCCCTTCAG GTGCAAAGATGAACACTAATGAGTGGAGATCAACTCGAGGGATCAGACGGAGGAAAGCTGTGTTTGATCTTAATGTGGCACTCACTGATCTTGAAGGGACCTCCGCTTCCGTAAGAGTATCTCCCATTGTGCCTAGCTGTGATCTTCAAAGGGAGTCTGAGCCTTCTCACCCTCCTCCGGCCATGATTGATGTGGATGCTATTGAAGATGATGTTGTTGAATCATCCGCAAGTGCTTTTGCTGAG GCTAGAAGTAAATCAACAGGTGCACGTCGGAGACGGTTAATGGTTGATGTAGAGTCAG GTGGTAGTACGACTAGATTGTCTCCCAACAAACGGAGAAGGGTTCCTCCTAATCAACCTGTCATCGACTGTGAGCATGTGCAGAGTGTGTGTAGCTCAAAggctccacctcctcctccaccagAGGAGCCGAAATTCTCTTGTCCAATTTGTATGTGCCCGTTTACGGAGGAGATGTCAACGAAATGCGGTCACATCTTCTGCAAGGGATGTATAAAGATGGCAATATCTCGCCAAAACAAGTGCCCTACTTGTAGGAAAAAGGTGACTGCAAAAGAGCTGATTCGAGTGTTCCTTCCAACCACCAGATGA